A single Xiphias gladius isolate SHS-SW01 ecotype Sanya breed wild chromosome 18, ASM1685928v1, whole genome shotgun sequence DNA region contains:
- the LOC120804506 gene encoding protein disulfide isomerase Creld1, with protein MWWAWPFLPALVLLSELSVVRVQTAPCQTCQKLTESFIKGLERTANKNFGGGNTAWEEEKLAKYARSETRLLEIVEAACEKTDFECNRLLEQIEDQVETWWFHRQQEAPDLFEWLCIEELRLCCPSGHFGPDCKECPSGPGGVCGGLGRCEGEGTRLGDGECVCDPGYSGHLCQSCADGYYREKSSNDSTGACAACYHSCKKCSGPQDYKCLDCKPGWILHDNKCVDIDECGTELARCPSNTYCHNTDGSYECRGCDQACVGCMGSGPARCKKCARGYRLKGAKCLDIDECSERAIACPGLNEACINEEGSFHCDCADGFIRRDSICVENKPPAGPEKGLFDDMTDDEVLVLQQMFFGVVICALATLAAKGDMVFTAIFIGGVAAMAGYWLTEKGDYMLDGFLKGR; from the exons ATGTGGTGGGCCTGGCCGTTCCTGCCTGCTCTGGTGCTTCTTTCGGAGCTCTCTGTGGTGAGGGTCCAGACAGCACCATGCCAGACCTGCCAAAAACTCACTGAAAGTTTCATTAAG GGCTTGGAGAGAACAGCCAACAAGAACTTTGGGGGTGGTAACACTGCCTGGGAAGAAGAGAAGCTGGCTAAGTATGCACGCAG TGAGACTCGGCTCCTAGAGATAGTAGAAGCTGCTTGTGAGAAAACAGACTTTGAATGCAACCGGCTGCTGGAGCAGATAGAAGACCAAGTGGAGACATGGTGGTTCCACAG GCAGCAGGAAGCACCAGACCTGTTCGAGTGGCTGTGCATAGAGGAGCTGAGACTCTGCTGTCCGTCTGGACACTTTGGACCTGACTGCAAAG AGTGTCCGTCAGGCCcaggtggtgtgtgtggtggtcTGGGCCGCTGTGAGGGGGAAGGAACTCGCCTGGGAGATggagagtgtgtctgtgatCCCGGCTACTCGGGCCATCTGTGCCAAAGCTGTGCGGATGGCTACTACAGAGAGAAAAGCTCCAATGACAGCACAGGAGCCTGTGCAG CTTGCTACCACTCATGTAAGAAGTGCTCAGGGCCGCAGGACTACAAATGCCTTGACTGCAAACCCGGCTGGATCCTTCATGACAACAAGTGCGTGG ACATTGACGAGTGTGGTACAGAGCTGGCTCGTTGTCCTTCTAACACGTACTGTCACAACACAGATGGATCATATGAATGCAGAG GCTGTGACCAGGCATGCGTGGGATGCATGGGTAGTGGTCCTGCCCGCTGTAAGAAATGTGCACGTGGCTACAGATTGAAAGGAGCCAAGTGTCTGG ATATAGATGAATGTAGTGAACGTGCAATAGCATGCCCAGGACTCAATGAGGCCTGTATCAATGAGGAGGGCTCCTTCCACTGTGACTGTGCTGATGGATTCATCAGAAGAGACAGCATTTGTGTTGAGAACAAGCCTCCTG CTGGCCCAGAGAAGGGACTGTTTGATGACATGACAGATGATGAGGTCCTTGTACTGCAGCAGATGTTCTTTGGCGTTGTAATCTGTGCCCTTGCTACGCTCGCGGCTAAGGGTGACATGGTTTTCACGGCCATTTTCATTGGAGGTGTGGCTGCTATGGCTGGATACTGGTTGACAGAAAAGGGAGACTACATGCTGGATGGATTCCTGAAAGGACGCTAG
- the mbd4 gene encoding methyl-CpG-binding domain protein 4, whose product MHPTGCDIQLETSGDINNRSRKAGGDSCRTSSMPPGWVREVRQRKAGKTAGRADVYITSPQGQKFRSRASLHAFLLKNGEGNLDIHLFDFTTSKDEAITTSQILPSQMKQRRTKKKHADRQWGTTQDGTEIVAQPPNKSKRASSSCRSTKEENVKSANDTNHINTDILLEVSEVCRDKTDETVKCCVQAAPSAAVDDGKLQKSPQRAGLREKLLRLAASSERKNTSCRHEDEQADSQPSVPTLNVEPATESENEGEDARGGDEIRIHSEGDNKPSSELLTGADSHRDVEEEVLLPDIAGRSCAPVRDSLNKSKSLEDKRKTSPYFSRKPFKDGLSPPRRKAFKKWTPPRSPFNLVQETLFHDSWKLLVATIFLNKTSGKMAIPVLWQFFERYPSAEVTREADWKPMSELMKPLGLYELRAKTLIRFSDEYLTKQWRYPIELHGIGKYGNDSYRIFCVGEWRQVTPEDHKLNKYHAWLWENHETLGI is encoded by the exons ATGCACCCCACTGGCTGTGACATCCAGCTGGAGACCAGTGGGGACATAAATAACCGGAGTCGTAAGGCCGGGGGTGATTCGTGCCGCACTTCCTCGATGCCCCCTGGCTGGGTCAGAGAGGTGAGGCAGAGGAAAGCAGGCAAGACAGCCGGCAGAGCGGACGTCTACATTACTAG TCCCCAAGGGCAGAAATTCCGGTCGAGGGCATCCCTGCACGCTTTCCTCCTAAAAAACGGAGAAGGGAACTTGGACATACACCTCTTCGATTTCACCACGTCCAAGGATGAGGCCATCACCACTTCACAAATACTCCCCTCCCAGATGaaacagaggagaacaaagaaaaaacatgcagacagacagtgggGGACAACACAAGATGGAACAGAAATTGTGGCTCAACCTCCAAATAAATCTAAAAGAGCCTCTTCCTCCTGCAGAagtacaaaagaagaaaatgtaaagagtGCAAATGACACGAACCATATTAATACTGACATTTTACTAGAGGTGTCGGAAGTGTGTAGAGACAAAACTGATGAGACTGTGAAGTGCTGCGTACAAGCTGCGCCTTCAGCAGCAGTGGATGATGGCAAACTGCAGAAGAGCCCTCAGAGAGCCGGGCTGAGAGAGAAGCTTCTCCGACTAGCTGCATCTAGCGAACGGAAAAACACTTCCTGTCGTCACGAGGACGAACAGGCAGACTCGCAGCCCTCTGTCCCGACTCTGAATGTTGAACCTGCCACTGAGAGCGAGAATGAGGGTGAGGATGCACGAGGTGGTGACGAGATACGGATTCACAGCGAGGGTGACAACAAGCCTAGTTCTGAACTCTTGACTGGTGCTGACAGTCATCGGGATGTGGAAGAGGAGGTGTTGTTACCTGACATCGCTGGCAGAAGCTGTGCACCGGTGAGAGATTCCCTGAATA AGTCCAAGAGCTTGGAGGACAAACGGAAAACGAGCCCTTATTTCAGCAGGAAACCCTTTAAAGACG GACTTAGCCCTCCCAGGAGGAAGGCCTTCAAGAAGTGGACACCCCCTCGTTCTCCGTTCAACCTTGTACAGGAAACCCTTTTCCACGACTCTTGGAAGCTCCTGGTTGCCACCATTTTTCTGAACAAGACCAGTG GCAAGATGGCCATTCCAGTACTGTGGCAGTTCTTTGAGCGTTACCCATCTGCAGAGGTGACCCGGGAGGCCGACTGGAAGCCCATGTCTGAACTTATGAAGCCACTTGGCCTGTATGAGCTTAGAGCCAAAACATTAATCCGCTTCTCAG ATGAATATCTAACTAAACAGTGGCGTTACCCCATCGAGCTGCATGGTATTGGGAAGTACGGCAACGACTCCTATAGGATCTTCTGTGTGGGAGAGTGGAGACAG GTGACACCTGAAGATCACAAGTTAAACAAATACCACGCCTGGCTGTGGGAGAACCATGAAACACTTGGAATCTGA
- the LOC120803311 gene encoding uncharacterized protein LOC120803311, which yields MKLPAIFIASTPVCIPHDTPPVRQSRCLVVTPMTFPVISDSAQVWPSNQSIPRLNPLHPPLVHKRTVSLETPAVQHHNHQRTIIMQRREHYRYHQVWQKPFYGSSSEREEYRKELREQLKRQIEEKCVALKLQLAIKVKEAEYIREVDRLALSSEREQRIQHRKAMTAYRDENKRLMEQSWRDRALTHSQEVLKERELLRLNPINWSGTLK from the exons ATGAAACTAC CAGCCATCTTTATAGCTTCCACACCTGTGTGTATTCCTCATGACACACCTCCTGTCCGGCAGAGTCGCTGCCTGGTGGTCACTCCCATGACATTCCCCGTCATCTCAGATTCTGCCCAGGTGTGGCCAAGCAATCAG AGTATTCCAAGACTGAATCCTTTACATCCACCTTTGGTCCATAAACGCACCGTCAGTCTGGAGACACCAGCTGTTCAACACCACAACCACCAGAGGACAATCATCATGCAGAGAAGAGAACATTACAG GTATCATCAAGTATGGCAAAAACCCTTTTATGGAAGCAGCAGTGAAAGAGAAGAATACAG GAAGGAGCTGCGAGAGCAGTTAAAGAGGCAGATAGAGGAGAAATGTGTAGCACTGAAGTTGCAGCTGGCAATAAAAGTGAAGGAAGCAGAGTATATACGTGAAGTGGACCGCCTTGCCCTGTCCAGTGAAAGAGAGCAAAGGATCCAGCACAGGAAAGCAATGACAGCATACAGAGATGAGAACAAGAGG CTAATGGAGCAGAGCTGGAGGGACAGAGCACTAACACACTCCCAGGAGGTCctgaaggagagagagctgCTGCGCCTCAACCCAATTAACTGGAGTGGGACACTGAAATAG